Proteins co-encoded in one Papaver somniferum cultivar HN1 chromosome 5, ASM357369v1, whole genome shotgun sequence genomic window:
- the LOC113284290 gene encoding metacaspase-4-like, producing the protein MAKRAVLVGCNYQGTKAELKGCINDVKRMYKSLVERYGFAEEDITVLIDTDDSYIQPTGKNIRKAILDLITSAEPGDVLFFHYSGHGTRLPAETGEDDDTGYDECIVPTDMNLITDDDFREYVDQVPEGCKITIVSDSCHSGGLIDEAKEQIGESTKGDQEQCSGFGFKHFLHRKVNDALESRGIHLPRRRHHRDEDEEEGEEEQEEEDESVKNKSLPISILIEILKQKTGKDDIDVGKIRPTLFDVFGEDSSPKVKKFMKVILEKLQSGDQGGLMGMVGLLAQEFLKHKLDENDDNYAKPAMETDIGSKQEAYAGSNKKTLPDGGILVSGCQSDQTSADANPSGNADDAYGALSNAIQIIIAESDGRVTNHELVSKARKILKRQGFTQRPGLYCSDEHVDSPFIC; encoded by the exons ATGGCTAAAAGAGCAGTTCTTGTAGGATGCAATTACCAAGGAACAAAAGCAGAACTCAAAGGATGTATCAATGATGTGAAAAGGATGTATAAATCACTTGTAGAAAGATATGGATTTGCAGAAGAAGATATAACCGTTTTGATTGATACTGATGATTCTTACATTCAACCAACAGGTAAGAACATCAGAAAGGCAATATTGGATTTAATAACATCTGCTGAACCTGGTGATGTTTTGTTCTTCCATTACAGTGGTCATGGAACTCGTCTCCCTGCTGAAACTGGTGAAGATGATGATACTGGTTATGATGAATGTATTGTCCCTACTGATATGAATCTTATCACTG ATGATGATTTCAGGGAGTATGTGGATCAAGTCCCAGAAGGTTGTAAGATAACAATTGTATCAGATTCGTGTCACAGCGGAGGTTTGATTGATGAAGCTAAAGAACAGATTGGAGAAAGTACTAAAGGTGATCAAGAACAGTGTTCTGGATTTGGGTTCAAGCATTTCTTGCACCGGAAAGTCAACGATGCTTTGGAATCTCGTGGCATTCATTTACCTAGGAGACGCCACCATAgggatgaagacgaagaagaaggagaagaggagcaagaagaagaggatgaatccGTAAAGAACAAATCACTTCCTATATCAATTTTGATTGAAATCCTGAAACAGAAAACAGGCAAAGATGACATTGATGTTGGAAAGATTCGTCCTACATTGTTCGATGTATTCGGAGAAGATTCGAGCCCAAAGGTGAAGAAATTCATGAAGGTTATATTGGAAAAACTCCAAAGTGGTGACCAGGGTGGACTCATGGGAATGGTTGGATTGTTAGCTCAAGAATTTTTAAAGCACAAACTAGACGAAAATGATGACAACTACGCCAAACCTGCAATGGAAACAGACATTGGCAgcaaacaagaagcttatgctgGATCGAATAAGAAAACACTACCTGATGGCGGGATCCTTGTAAGTGGATGCCAGAGTGATCAAACTTCGGCGGATGCAAACCCATCTggaaatgctgatgatgcttatGGAGCTCTCAGTAATgctattcaaatcataatagcAGAGAGTGATGGTAGAGTAACTAATCATGAATTAGTGTCAAAAGCAAGAAAAATTCTTAAACGTCAGGGGTTTACTCAGCGGCCTGGACTCTACTGTTCTGACGAGCATGTCGATTCTCCGTTTATCTGTTAA
- the LOC113284291 gene encoding LOW QUALITY PROTEIN: chromatin remodeling protein EBS-like (The sequence of the model RefSeq protein was modified relative to this genomic sequence to represent the inferred CDS: inserted 2 bases in 1 codon; deleted 1 base in 1 codon) — protein MAKTRPGKRDLDSYTIKGTNKVIKAGDCVLMRPPETNKAPYVAKVEKMEADNRNNVKVKVRWYYRPEESIGGRRPFHGSKELFLSDHFEXGALTIDGKCLHVHSFKNYSKIKDVGTEDYFCRFEYKAATGEFAPDRVAVYFKCEMPYNLDDLMVQCEGYCRDWFHPSCIGMTIVQAKNLGRFLCADCSSKDEVQRSLNKLPVSPSAETKAEAKRRKK, from the exons ATGGCAAAGACTAGACCAGGCAAGAGAGATTTGGATTCTTATACCATTAAAGGAACTAACAAAGTTATCAAAGCTGGAGACTGTGTGCTGATGAGACCTCCAGAAACTAATAAAGCACCATATGTAGCAAAAGTGGAGAAAATGGAAGCCGATAATCGCAACAATGTTAAGGTTAAAGTACGATGGTATTATCGACCCGAAGAATCCATCGGTGGAAGAAGGCCGTTTCATGGATCAAAAGAGTTGTTTCTGTCAGATCATTTTGA AGGTGCTCTTACTATTGATGGAAAATGT CTGCATGTTCACTCATTCAAGAACTATAGTAAGATTAAGGATGTTGGCACTGAGGATTATTTCTGCAGATTTGAGTATAAAGCTGCTACTGGTGAATTCGCTCCTGATAGAGTTGCAGTGTATTTCAAATGTGAGATGCCTTATAATCTGGATGACCTCATGGTGCAGTGCGAGGGATATTGCAGGGATTGGTTTCATCCTTCGTGTATTGGCATGACCATTGTTCAAGCGAAGAATTTAGGACGCTTTCTCTGTGCTGATTGTTCCTCCAAAGATGAGGTCCAAAGATCTCTGAACAAATTACCAGTTTCACCATCAGCCGAAACTAAAGCTGAGGCAAAGCGCCGGAAGAAGTAA
- the LOC113284292 gene encoding uncharacterized protein LOC113284292 — protein sequence MNLVAPDKSEFVGCCNGFACITKVYNEDFAVVRGMIVVNPTRREILSLPYLHPCTEMGCKYLCHGFGFDLLTQEYKVVIVFTSRANDEFISVVLTLGTKTWRKIVTSVADISPPPGSSYFPKRMVTRASGNIRTPATLCGGDLFWRMVVENEEVNNYNNNNNKSHMLLSFDIHNEKIRFIRLPAECNLTQTPTTTLVVEHHLLEHKGYLCIAQSEKATRNNIDQSRQDSFVCRCSFTVQLYILKDKVKQVWAKGETFGVQVQQLGLAPAPFCCYFDAATATPTTLPTRIMSFSDQVLLYWFDRKCLKFYNLQTERLEVVRSSCSSNWIGRFNFEAKMKRFPPERGVGGDDKSYCPYMEYQLHTQVENIRSLKTFIPAGEIIKFDGTEEFQRFFESNKNTLPTGWVITARESIQHHAFY from the coding sequence ATGAACTTAGTTGCCCCAGACAAGTCTGAATTTGTAGGTTGTTGCAATGGTTTCGCCTGTATTACAAAAGTGTACAACGAGGATTTCGCTGTTGTGAGGGGAATGATTGTTGTTAACCCGACCAGGCGCGAAATACTCAGTCTCCCCTATTTACATCCTTGCACTGAAATGGGATGCAAGTATCTGTGCCATGGCTTTGGTTTTGATTTATTAACACAAGAATATAAGGTTGTAATTGTTTTTACTTCAAGAGCCAATGACGAGTTTATATCTGTCGTCTTAACTTTGGgaactaaaacatggagaaagATAGTTACCAGTGTTGCTGATATCTCACCTCCGCCAGgttcttcttattttcctaagAGGATGGTAACAAGAGCTTCGGGAAATATCCGTACACCAGCCACCCTTTGCGGGGGTGATCTTTTCTGGAGGATGGTAGTAGAAAATGAAGAGGtaaataattataataacaataataataagagTCATATGCTGCTCTCATTTGACATTCACAATGAGAAGATTCGATTCATTCGGCTCCCAGCCGAATGTAATTTGACCCAAACCCCGACAACTACTTTAGTCGTTGAACATCATCTTCTGGAGCATAAAGGATATCTATGTATTGCACAGTCTGAAAAGGCAACGAGAAACAACATAGATCAAAGCCGTCAGGATAGTTTTGTTTGTCGTTGTAGTTTTACGGTTCAGCTGTATATATTGAAGGACAAGGTTAAGCAAGTGTGGGCCAAGGGGGAGACTTTTGGTGTACAAGTTCAGCAGCTAGGTTTGGCACCAGCTCCCTTCTGTTGTTACTTTGACGCCGCTACTGCTACACCTACTACCCTCCCTACGCGCATAATGAGTTTCTCTGATCAGGTGTTACTGTATTGGTTCGATAGGAAATGTCTTAAGTTCTACAATTTGCAAACAGAACGGCTCGAGGTGGTAAGATCCTCATGCTCCTCTAATTGGATAGGTCGTTtcaattttgaagctaagatgaAACGATTCCCTCCAGAACGTGGTGTTGGTGGCGATGATAAATCTTATTGCCCGTACATGGAATATCAACTGCACACTCAAGTTGAAAACATCCGTTCTCTGAAAACCTTTATTCCTGCGGGCGAAATAATTAAATTTGATGGTACTGAGGAGTTTCAACGGTTTTTTGAATCAAACAAGAATACGTTACCTACAGGATGGGTGATTACCGCAAGAGAATCAATACAGCATCATGCTTTCTATTAG